GAGCCGCCGGCCGTCGCGGCGCACGAAGGTCCAGATCCGCGTGTCGCTGCCCTGGCGCAGCGGGCGGGCGATGAAGGCCTCGTGCGGCGCCACCGGCACACCCAGCTCGGCCTGGGCCTCGGCCGCCCGCGCCGCGATCTCCTCCGGCAGATGCCATAGATGCGGGCTGCGGCCCAGCACCTCGGGCTCGCTGTAACCCAGCATGCGCTCGGCGCCGCGGTTGAAGACGGTGATGCGGTCCTCGGCATCGGTGGCGACGATGGCCACCTCGACCGCCGCATCCAGCACCGCCTGCAGCCGGTCGCGCGCGGCCTGCAGCTCGGCCTGCGAGGCGCGCAGCGCCGCCTCGGCGCGGCGCTGCACCGTGACATCGCGGCCGGTGCCGCGGTAGCCGCCGAAGCGCCCCTGGGCGTCGAAGATCGGCGCGCCGGAGACACTCAGATGCCGCACGCTGCCGTCCGAGGAGATCTGAGCGTACTCGAAGTCGCGGAAGGTCTCGTGGCGCTCCAGCAGGGCGCGATGCTCGTCCCAGGCGATGCCCGGCACCAGGGCCGGCGAGTCCCAGCGCCGGTGCCCCAGCACCAGGCTCGAATCGGTGTTGCTGGCCTCCTCGGCCATGCGCGAGATATAGGTGAAGCGCAGCTCGGCGTCCTGCTCCCAGACCCAGTCGCTGGCCAGGCTGGCCAGGCTGCGAAAGCGCGCCTGCGATTCCTCCAGCTGGCTGCGCATCCGCTGGCCCTGCTCGATCTCGTGGGTCAACGCCTCGTTGTGGCGGCACAGCGCATGCCATTGCCGCATCAGCAGGGCCAGCAGCGCGGTGATCAGCGCGCCGCCGCTCCACAGCATCAAGAGCATCGGGCTCCAGGGGCTGGCCTGGCCCCAGCCGGCGCGCGGCCGCGCCAGCAGCAGCCAGTCGGCGCCGGGCAGCCGGGCGCTCAGGTGCACGCCGTCCTCGGCCGTGTTTTCATGGCCCCAGATCAGCGCGCCGGGCCGGCCCTCGGGCGTCGCCGCATGCAGGGCCAGTTCCAGCTCCTGCTCGGCGGAGAGGCCCGCGGCCTGGACAAAGCGCTCCAGGTCCGCCACCACCGAGACCACGCCCCAGTAGCGCGGCTCGCCGCCGCCGCCGTCTTCGCCGCGCAGAAACACCGGCGTGCGCTGGATCACGCCCAGGCCGCCCTGCACCAGGGGCACCGGCGCGCGCAGCAGCGGCTGGCGGCGCTGGCGAGCCTCCTGCACCTGGGCCCATTGCTCGGGGATGCGGCGGTAGTCGAGGTTGAACACCGCCTCGTTGCCGGCGCGCGGGTAGACATGGCGCGCCACATCGTCCGGCGCCGCGACCACGCTGCGCAGCTGCGGCACCAGGGTCACGGCGCGCTGGATCAGCTGCTCGAAGCGCTGCTCGCTGATGCCGCCATCGACCTGGATCAGGGTGGACAGGCCCAGGGTCGGGCTGAAGGTGGCCTGGGCGCTGGCCTCCAGCCGGTCGCGCAGCAGGGTCAGGCGTTGCTCGACATGCAGGCGCTCCTCGCCGCGCTGCTGCTGCTGTTGCACGCGCAGCATCGCCAGGCCCAGCGCCAGGCTCAGCAGCGCGCACAGCCAGACGGGCCAGTAGCCCAAGCGCGCATGGCCAAGCCGGAACGCGGTGCGCGGCAGCGGCGGGAGGGCGGTGCTTGTGCTCATGGGGCGGGCGCTCGAACCACGCTACCACAAGCACCCGCCGGCGCGGCAGCCCGGCGACCCCTATTGCGGGGAGCGCCTCAATCGGTTGCCGTGCCCAGCACCGCGCCGACCTGGCGGCTCTTGCCGCCGTTCCAGACCGTCAGGTTGACGCGCTCGCCGATGCGGCGGTCCTCCAGCAGGGTGAGCATGTCGTCCAGGTCGGCGACCGCCTGGCCATCGACCGCGGTGATCACGTCGCCGGCCACGATGCGGCCGCGCCGGTCGCGCTGGAAGGGCTTGAGCCCGGCGCGGTCGGCCGGGCCGCCCTCGGCCACGCCGACCAGGGCCACGCCCTTGGGCAGGCGCAGCGCCTGGCTCAGCTGCACCGAGCCGGCCGTCACGCCCAGGGCCGGGCGGATGAAGCGGCCGTCCTTGATCAGGCGCGGCACGACGCGGTTGACCTCGTCGGCCGGGATCGCGAAGCCGATGCCGGCGCTGGCGCCGCTGGGGCTATAGATCGAGGTGTTGACGCCGATCAGCCGGCCGGCCGAATCAAGCAGCGGGCCGCCGGAGTTGCCGGGGTTGATCGCCGCATCGGTCTGGATCGCGCCGCGGATGCTGCGCCGGTTCATCGACTCGATCTCGCGGTTCAGCGCCGAGACGATGCCGGTGGTCAGGGTCTGGTCCAGGCCGAAGGGATTGCCGATCGCATAGACCTGCTGGCCGACCTGCAGGTCGCGGCTGGCGCCCATCGGGATCGGCAGCAGCTTGTCCTTCGGCGCCTTGATGCGCAGCACCGCCAGGTCGCGGTCCTCGAAGGCGCCGACCAACTCGGCCTCGAAGGTGCTCTGGTCGGCCAGGGTGACCTTGGCGGCATTGGCGCCCTGGATCACATGGAAATTGGTGACGATATGGCCGGCCTCGTCCCAGATGAAGCCGCTGCCGGTGCCGCGCGGCACCTCGGACACGTTCATCGAGAAGAAGTCGCGCTGGTAGGCCAGGGTGGTGATGTGCACCACCGAGGGCGAGACCTTCTTGAACACCCGGATATGGTTCTGCTCCGCCGCCTCCAGCGGGCCGCGCGGCGCGACCGGGCGCGGCTGCTGGGCCTGGGCGGCGCCGGCCATGAGAAAGAGGACGGAGGAGAGGAGGAGGGCGAAAGGGCGGCGCATGATCGGCGGGTCGGTAGACTGCGGGGCCGATGATAAGACCTGACCCTGCCACCCGCCATGAACGCCTGGACGCCCTGCGCGGCGCCGCCATCGTCTGGATGGCCCTGTTCCATTTCTGCTTCGACCTGGCCTGGTTCCGCTATGCGGCCTGGGATTTCTACCGCGACCCCTTCTGGCAGCAGCAGCGCACGGCGATCGTCAGCCTGTTCCTGCTG
This genomic stretch from Roseateles sp. DAIF2 harbors:
- a CDS encoding S1C family serine protease, with product MAGAAQAQQPRPVAPRGPLEAAEQNHIRVFKKVSPSVVHITTLAYQRDFFSMNVSEVPRGTGSGFIWDEAGHIVTNFHVIQGANAAKVTLADQSTFEAELVGAFEDRDLAVLRIKAPKDKLLPIPMGASRDLQVGQQVYAIGNPFGLDQTLTTGIVSALNREIESMNRRSIRGAIQTDAAINPGNSGGPLLDSAGRLIGVNTSIYSPSGASAGIGFAIPADEVNRVVPRLIKDGRFIRPALGVTAGSVQLSQALRLPKGVALVGVAEGGPADRAGLKPFQRDRRGRIVAGDVITAVDGQAVADLDDMLTLLEDRRIGERVNLTVWNGGKSRQVGAVLGTATD
- a CDS encoding PAS domain S-box protein — its product is MSTSTALPPLPRTAFRLGHARLGYWPVWLCALLSLALGLAMLRVQQQQQRGEERLHVEQRLTLLRDRLEASAQATFSPTLGLSTLIQVDGGISEQRFEQLIQRAVTLVPQLRSVVAAPDDVARHVYPRAGNEAVFNLDYRRIPEQWAQVQEARQRRQPLLRAPVPLVQGGLGVIQRTPVFLRGEDGGGGEPRYWGVVSVVADLERFVQAAGLSAEQELELALHAATPEGRPGALIWGHENTAEDGVHLSARLPGADWLLLARPRAGWGQASPWSPMLLMLWSGGALITALLALLMRQWHALCRHNEALTHEIEQGQRMRSQLEESQARFRSLASLASDWVWEQDAELRFTYISRMAEEASNTDSSLVLGHRRWDSPALVPGIAWDEHRALLERHETFRDFEYAQISSDGSVRHLSVSGAPIFDAQGRFGGYRGTGRDVTVQRRAEAALRASQAELQAARDRLQAVLDAAVEVAIVATDAEDRITVFNRGAERMLGYSEPEVLGRSPHLWHLPEEIAARAAEAQAELGVPVAPHEAFIARPLRQGSDTRIWTFVRRDGRRLEASLTVSGVYDRDGQLVGFLGVARDISAQLSAERALRNLNAELEQRVAARTAELGETLETLQHAQEELMRAERMAALGSLVAGVAHELNTPLGNCLTTASTLEGRSREIAGQLQTGSIRRSGLEAYLHDVGTASDILLRGLTSACELVQHFKQLSVDQTSEQRRSFPLQDVVGDVLGLARARWKSTPYRIETEIAELPRQLDSYPGPLGQVLSNLLQNALMHAFDGRDGGLLRIRARPLSDEGFELVIEDDGRGMSEEVRRRAFDPFFTTKLGRGGTGLGLNIVYNIVNDVLGGKVELSSRPGEGCRFVFRLPYVAPQLAG